In Silene latifolia isolate original U9 population chromosome 6, ASM4854445v1, whole genome shotgun sequence, the genomic window gtcttattgtgcaagcaaactcaTTAGCAAGTCATTGAAAGCTCTACATTCTTTAAAAGACTTCAAAATAATTTCAGAAAACATTTGTGAACATTGAAAGCACTTTAACAAatattcaaatattttcgaaatatttctttcaaagacgagccttaattaactgttgactcaactgttgtttttgcacctaaacgtaaattcgtgttaaacgatcactttacaacacatgacattagcactaatgactatcttcatctttgatcttcatgatgacattcttgataaccttgaattgacaattggagattcatgctacatggttaaacttaagaggcacacaattaaataacaaatgagattaatttatcttaaggcatcatcaacactagcttaatcaaattgggtttcTTCAAAAAGCGATCTCGGGTCTCCGTTAAGCCCATATACACCGGCGATAATATTTTCAGGACCATTGTTTACACCGAAATGTATATTTTCGTTCACGAGTCCACACCCGAATACCAAACCTTGGTAAACTTCTCTGTCACTTGTTCTAGAGTTTTTGAAATAGAAATTTTCTCTACCCATAAGGCCTTTGACACTCGGGAAAGGCGGGATGATGCCATAGTCGAGAGTAAGGCCACAAGAGCCTTCATAAGTAAACTCCAATGGATAACATAACTCATCATTTTCGCTCACTCGTTTAAATGAACTCGACTTTTTGTAGTCAAAGTTTTTGCCATTTATCTGAAAGCAAGGATCGCAACCTTCACACTGAACCCAAGTCATTTCGGAACCAATGTCAAGGAGTAAATAAGGAGAGTAGGGATCATCGACTTCTCCGAATGAAAGTTGAGTTACAAACAGATTGCCCTTAGCTCTAAGTAATGGTGATTTAATATCATTCAGGGCGAATTTATTTTTGTGATTGTGTATACGAGACATGGATATATTGTTGAAAAATTGGAATCGATCATAGATAGTCGATTTTTGTGGTACGATTTTCAAATGGGGCGACTCTATAGGAATCATCCTCATTGTTAATCCATTGTTTCTAGAGATGAATGATATATCGACTATCATTGTGACAAACAAGAATACAAGAAGTTTGTGTAAGGTTAACATTGTACATTTCATTTTGCTAGATATATTTACGGCCTTACGGGTTTAAACATTTACTAGTTTtcaaacccgtgcactgcacgggtggtaacaaaatgtattattaaaagtaaaaacTTACGTATTTTTTTGATTTAGTTACTAAATTTTAGAAATTTTTATTTTGTCTATACTTTTGATAAGTTAATGTTGCTTAATTTTATTCGAAGTACTCAACTTTTTTTTTCTCGACTTTTTAATTTATAATAAGATGTGAAATATGAAAAGTGGATATAAAATTATTATAAATTTGATAACCTGTTTATTTACGCAACATACATTTAATTTAACTCATTGTTGTACGCTTATTTTCATATTATCCTTcttgtttttttcttttctcaattctctaccttctctctcattttctctcCCACCTACCATCACCTAAACGTCTGGAAACAGCGTTCGCCATCACTAACCGATTACCTCAAGAGTCTCAAGACTCCCTAATAGACCCTCTACCGCAGTGGTGACCAAACCCAAACCCTCGGACAACGACGTCCTTATCAACCCTCCTTATCTTAGTAACCCGCTACAATAACTAACCACCACCCTTTCAATCAATATCCTACGTCCATAAACTATCCTACCCCCTCTTGCCTCCACCCATACCCTACTTCCCCCACCGTACCTCCAAATAAAATAACAAATTTATAATTTCGTTTAATGTCTTCAAAATTAAAAACGAAATTAAAAACGAAAGTATAGTCAAACACTCCCTTGTAAATAGGTAAGTTTGTGCAAAGTAATAACTAATAAAACCGATTTTTTAACACTTATCTGAATATTTTTGGAATTCTAAACCAAACAAAGAATAAACAGGAACTACAAAATATTAATCGTCCAACTTGGTGAATGAATATCAGCTATAAATATTACCCATATATTACAAATTCTCAAGAGTGTGGAGAGTGTCTAGATGATTAGGAATTTCACATCACTAAAGAAACCATTTGCCCCACGAAAATATACATAAACTTTTGTGAGTATACGAATTAAATTAACTTGCATCGCAATTCTTAATGGAAATGAAATTTGGCCACTAAAAGTCAACACATATTCACAATTCTAGTTCAAAGATGATAATAGTTTAGCTCCAAAGCTTCTTTATGATGGATGACCAAGGGCCCAATGCTAGGATTTTAAACAAATGATAAGGCGATTCTACACAAATTAGAACGGGATTTTTTATTAAACGCTTTAAAATTGTGTCTGAAACCGTATTACAGTAAAACCACTTTACACAACAATAACTCtttaaaaaatattatttatttctattcatgacaatattattaaaaataaacaaaatGCAAGTCAAACAACTTAGCATTTTTATGATCCCGCCATTTCGATTGAGTATATTGAATTTTACCCCGCTCTGCATGGTCATAATTAATCACTGGGGTTATTATTAGAAATTAAAAGGTCGTGATTCATATTAGTTACGACTGAAATATGTATAAAACTAcagtataatattaaaaaaaatgaaagagtaAGCAAAATGAAGACTAAAAAAGGACAATGAAATTCTCATGATTGTCGTCATGCCCTGAGTCGGAAAATCGTACCCTAAATAATTTACCAAAACTCTATCCAACTGAGGTTGGAAATCACGGTGCGGCGATGTGATGGTGACCGAAGGTGGCTATATATGGTGGGCAATCTCGGATAAAACTAAAAGTAGAGCCTAGTAATTGATATGTTGCATGAGATCCAAATCCTAATATTTGTAAGGGGAAAACAGAATTAGTAGTCAAAGATGGTATAACCTACAATATTTGTTTCTAAAATAATCCCCTCAAATTGGCTACATGCCTTATTGTCTTTCGCAATCTCCGCAAATTACATTTTCATTTTATGGAAAAAATATGCAACCTCCTACTATTTTGACTATAAATTCTTTGTAACTATCTTATTTGAAATATTTAGTAGTGTAAAATAGATACGATCATTATGAAGTAAATATATGTTGATTTATTAGTAAGTGTTATGATAAGATTCCAAAATTATTATGTAAAAAAATATTCATTCAATGATTTCTTAACTACTTTATGCCATTAAATgatttcaaaacattcaaaataggGCTGGTCGCATAATATTCTTGTCGTCAA contains:
- the LOC141587899 gene encoding putative aspartic protease At2g35615, whose protein sequence is MSRIHNHKNKFALNDIKSPLLRAKGNLFVTQLSFGEVDDPYSPYLLLDIGSEMTWVQCEGCDPCFQINGKNFDYKKSSSFKRVSENDELCYPLEFTYEGSCGLTLDYGIIPPFPSVKGLMGRENFYFKNSRTSDREVYQGLVFGCGLVNENIHFGVNNGPENIIAGVYGLNGDPRSLFEETQFD